gacggtatgaggaaaatagtgtgttgtttgaacattaaagcatgtaaacatgttctagtagaaacacaaaatacaagcatgaacctgaaaatgagcacgatatgggacctttaaggaaaaaccagcagacacaaacacagtgtgcAATTCATCAGCAACAACACATAAGACTGTTTAGATATAAGCAATCCCATGGTAGCATTAGGATCAGGATTTACGCCAAGAGGTGCCGTTAATGTTATAAAGTTACAGTTAGCAAAAACAGGGATGACAATGACATCCGGTAATGCTAATTTAACGTTAATGGCTATCATGTATTACAAATATGCATCTCCGTCCTTTCCCATCAATCCACCTAACTGCCTCACAGCCCTTAGAGGTgtttgtcttaaaggtcccatattgtgctcattttcaggatcatacttgtattttatgtttctactagaacatgtttacatgctataatgtaaaaaaaaactttattttcctcataccgtctgtctgaatatgcctgtatttaccctccgtctaAAACGCTccatttaatgcatttcaacgaaattgcaacggaattgtgttgctaggcaacagcttgggtccatgtatacttcctgtcagctgatgtcattcacatacactgcaaccaggaaataaactgggacacatttagaatgtttatgtttaaaaccatgtgatgatctatataattgtatattcgtgacatcacaaatggacagaaatcctaacggcttgtttcaaacgcacaatttctgaatacgggctgtgtgtgtgtatttctccgtatattgagcgtttaacggtatttatatagcacttaaacctgctttataatataaaagacatgaaaatctcacttttttttataatatgggacctttaaggaaaaaccagcagacacaaacacagtgtgcAATTCATCAGCAACAACACATAAGACTGTTTAGATATAAGCAATCCCATGGTAGCATTAGAGGGAGAACCATCAGGATTTAGCAAAAACAGGGATGACAATGACAACAGGTAATGCTAGTTTAACGTTAATGGTTAGGAATGAAACACCAGATGATTCACCCATCATGTATTACTAACATGCATCTGTCTGAACCACATTACAGTCAGCTATGTTCATTGATATGTAATAAGTAAACATGTTTCTCTCTCGACGACAGCAGACCACACATTGTGTCCCTGCTGCGCTACACATAACGTTATTAGAAACACAAGAGAGGCATTGTAATGACATTAAACAAGAAGCTAAACATGGATGTGAAGCTCACATGGCGAGCAGTTGACCGTTTCTGTGACACACTGACCATTACTGACCGAGGAGAGATCCTGTGCTTTGTCCACGTTGATTAACTTCGTGTGAACCAAAGAAACTTTACTACACGAACAGTAACACGGCTCCTCTACCTCCTGAACCCGCTGCATTAGTTTCTCGTTAGTTAGTCAACGTGTAGCAGCCAGACGGCAGCAAGATGTCCGTGCGCCATTTTCACTCAACATTCCcaagagggagggaagggtgACGTCAGCACCACGTCACTATCGATACTGCAAGATATATTACCATTTCTGGTTACCCCGCgtatttttgttttatccataaaACAATAGGTTGTATAGGTTGTATCTTTCAATAcgtttaaaaacaataaaaatgtaaaaattaaatttgGTTGTCAAAATAGTTGGAATTGGCAGACATGTCCCTTTGCGCATGCGCATATCTGCTTGCTACTCCGGAAGGTTACTATAGCAACCAATCTGGTAGGAAACGAGCCcagatacatatatatatatatatatacacatatatatatatatatacacatatatatatatatacatatatacacatatatatatatacatatatacacatatatgtatatatatatatacatatatacacatatatatatatatatacatatatacacatatatgtatatatatatatatacatatatacacatatatatatatacatatatacacatatatatatatacatatatacacatatatgtatatatatatatatacatatatacacatatatatatatatacatatatacacatatatatatatatacatatatacacatatatgtatatatatatatacatatatacacatatatatatatatacatatatacacatatatatacatatatatatatacatatatatatatatatacatatatacacatatatatatataaatatatatatatatatgtatatatacgtatacgtatatatatatatacgtatatatatatatacatatacatatatatgtatatgtatatatatatatatatacgtatatatatatatactggaaaaagaaagtttggaaacgtgtgtttggtggattatttctctgttgttacaatgctaatggtcattgtattttacatggttggaaagcctgtttatttaccttcacaatgatgtccaactcgtaaggatcatgcatttgtgggatgagcagcacagctgattatgtaggtagcacccaagaaaaatttgccaaaatgctccgtcaatggtaaacagtgtattctcctgttggtgttgactcttgttttgagttgtttggtggattggatgattgaactctctatcagtaacaacgaacaaacaagacatattggcaattttacactttactcatttaatacaatatgtcaggagCCTTAGtagtggaagatccatacgcagccacaacagcctggcacctcctcctcatgctggtcaccaacctggtcacacgttgctgtgggatggcgttccattcctcaaccaggattcgttgcaggtcagccagcgtggttgtgttggtcactctaacacgtacagcacgtcAAAGCTGATCCCAGAGGTGTTGAactgggttgaggtctggactcttggcaggccgttccattctctctactcccacattgtggaggtagtctgtgataaccctggctctgtggggggggggggcgtcgtcatcttggaggatgaagttaggtcccagattgtggaggtatgggatcgccactggctgcaaaatctcatcccgatatctcactgccttgagatggccttcaatgatgacaagccttgttttgccagtgatatatacatatgtacatatatatacacatacatacatacatacatacatatgtatatacatatatacatatatatacatatatatgtatatacacatatacatacatacatatatatgtatatacatatatacatatatatgtatgtatatatatacatatatatatatacatacatatatatatatatgtatatacatatatgtgtatatatatatacatatatatatatacacatatatgtatatacatatatatatatacacatatatatatgtatagatagatagatagattaaaattacatatattattaataatgttcAGAATTTAAGAGGGGTACTTGAAAGCAGCATAAAGTGTTCCTACTCTTTGATGGTGTCAATTAATTGATGGTTACAAGGCTCTAGTTTTTGCCCAGATATGATGATCTGGGCAAAGGTGGACACAGAATTACAATTACGCTACATGGTACTATGTTATCTTTGTTATTTAGACCAGGATTACAAACTGTTTGCATAACTAATGTGTGAGAAGTCAACCCGAAGTCATTCATTCACTCTGTATTCTTCGATTAAAGCAATTAGATTAAAAAGGTATGGTATTTGTGTTGACTGCTAATAAACAACTgtatacaaacacatacactaGCTGTTAAAACAACATGTACaatataacacaaaaaaaaatatgaggaTAACATGTCTCTCTTATAAAGGCATACTCAgtgatgtgtatttttttttactgtagatAACAGATAACAAGAAATCAGTAATGCAAATAAATTTGACTATTAAAATGAACATCTCCCACTACGTCAACAAACACCAGGCAAACAATAGTTTCGCAACGGCAGCACACACTTGGCTCGTTGTGGTCAAGCAAAGGTCGAGAGGCATTCAGTTGGGACACACAGATAGTTCCAAGTAAGCTGTAAAGTAGATAATTGACAGCTCATTTTCACTCTCACTTTGGGGCCAAAAGTAGGATTTTCTGCCTTAGAATGGTTCTTCAATTTATTCCTTTAGCTTATTTTAAACAGTTTGCATGGTACAGAAGCTCAGAGAGGTggtgacattttgacatgtcaccaTAGGGAAAGCACAgatgtaaataattaaatattgaatttagctgcttcagtttcagggtcctggcaTTGTGCTTGTCTACATTGAAAAGGCTCTATTACTTTTCACTGGGTGTTTTCCAGGATTGAATCTAATAAATAATACAGAGCTTGTAAAATGTAGTGTGTCTTTGTCAGGCTATAGACAATCAAGGAAAACAGAGATTAATTTATGATCTGCAGGGTTTGCTTTATTGCATATTAATGGGAAAAGATCAGTGCAAAGCTAAAGGGTCCAGCTATAAGTGCTTATAAGAGTCATTACCAGGTGTCTTTGcgtcctcattttttttttcctttgagcATTTAACCATGCTCGCACATATAGAAAAATACTGGAATGATCTTCTATTTCAGTGTGTCGACCTCCATCTCAGCCAAAGGTAGTGTTGTTCCAGGCCACATTGGCTGCATCCATGTCTATAAAGTTAATGTAAATCCTGAAATAGACACAGAGAAATAGGTTAATGGGATTGGACATTAACGGTGAGCAAGGTATGTGAGGTACAAtgagtctgtgtgtttctgtcaccATGTTACCTTTACTTATCACGTTATGTGCAGTAAATGTACtggttgctgtgtgtgtgtgtgtgtgtgtgtgtgtactaccTGTCAGGAGAGACGCCCAGGTGTTTGTTGAGCAGTCCACACAGGAGTTTAGCGTATTGCTTGTTCTGAGCACCGCCGATCTTGCCAATACTGTGGATGGAGCAGAGTGCGCAGGGGTCTCCCTTTCCTCCAAACATCATCATTTGGTCAGGGTTGATATGCACTGCGATGTACTGGTATACGcaagacagagacacaaaactgaGGTCAGGATTTTTTAAATAGTGAAGTCATGAATCAAAATCAAACAAATTTCCCCACAGCAGCACCACCCtgaagacattttttgacaaGTCACTGAAAAATAGCTGTGgaattttctaatattttaatgtactgtattCATTAATTTGACTGTTTaacttacagtatatttttcCTACATAATGGTCTAAATGCAGattcatacttttattctgGTGGAAATACTGAACCcctttaatctattttttttcttaacatttCTTGCCTAAAAAGATTCACATTTAAAAGATATTTAACCTAAAAATATTAGAATTCCCAGAAACAATAccctacaatgtaaacccacattttaaatatttattttatgtgcaAGTTACTTTatgttgaatatttttgtgCATGCTAGTTGaactgaaagaaaaaatgtaggtagcaaattattttatattttgaacTCTTTGAACGATACAATAAGATACACTTTAGTGTCTCCAGagggaaatttgtcttggaATCAAATGCTGCACACATGATGTGACACATGACATATTGTCTTATTATATAGCTGCCTATGAGTCCTATTTTAAAGGgtacctattatgcttattttcaactgcatacttgtatttggggtttctattagaacatgtttagatgctttaatgttcaaaaaatgccttatttttcaccctctgtctgaaactctttggactccactccagctccgctcgaACCAGCCGCTATAGGAAAAATGTGtgacttggtgacatcacaaagttacggaagaaaaagcaggacttcaagctaggcgtttcaggcagttcaaaAGCAGTGTTTTTGTGGGGGAGAattaactccctttggtgtggactttagGCTTTGTAACTATGCAGAACTGTTACATGCACAATAAAACTATATAACGCactaaagaaaaggaaaaaaaacacaaaagcccAATAGGTCCCCTTAAAAAAGTATTCGGTTTGTATGATATGATAGAAGATTTGCTTTAACCTGCGGGTTTAGTGAACTGACACCGCTGATTAATCATCTACCCATGCTAACTCTACAAATAACAGTCAAATCTGTGTTTGCATACTTGCACAATAAACTATTGCCTTATTCATTGAGTAGAGAGGTATAATCTCTACTTATAGTTCAATAGAAATCAGGCTTCAGGTGTTAGTCGTATTGCATTCAGCagataaattaaatacatatagataaaataagatattcctttattagtcccgcagtggggaaatttgcagtgtacagcagcaaaggggatagtgcaaaaagcAATattgcatcagctaacacagtaaataagagctaaacaaagtgtaacaaaatatgaaccatttaaatagaaggaagtataaaaaggaGCAGTAtctacagtattgacaataaacagactataaaCAAAATTGccaaagtggaaaatgatattgcacagctGATCCATATAGGAAAGTATGGAGACAGATGCGTCGTTAGTTTCATAGTGAGCACGGTGAGCATATATCCTGCAGGAATAAGCTGCTGGCCTACCTGTGCAGGTTTGCCCATCGCTTTGGCCAGCTCCTCGGTGGCCTCGGACAGCAGAGCCGCCGGTACGTCACTTTTGGCCACGTTGGTGTTCACAACAAACATCGGCATGATTACTCCTTTGTAGTGCTGTCTTCTTTACTCCTCTTCTTCACACGCTGCGGATGCTGCTGACTAGTGATGTGTCGTTGTGAACGAGCCGGCTTTTTGaaccggctcttttaagtgaaagttttttttgtttctttctttaattaattcaaggcagaatgataggacgatcttctccgcgccaagggcactccatgcactgactgtgactgaatgttgtgttaatgacgtccgtgcgaccaatgaggtgatgacagacaaagatcataccatcaagcagggaggggcagcacgctgacggtctacaggtacagagcaggagggagaggaagagagaaagagacagaggagtgtgatgcgcgaatagcagacaagatgagtgacagttggAAATGAAGCAgcttgtaaaattatggtattctggaagtgatttcaagattcaagattcaagctctttattgtcatcgtgtagtacaacgaaattagattgtgacaatcccataggtgctaatgaaaagataatacaatacaaaaaagagatagtgcaatataaatataaaaaaatatataagataATAGTTAACAGTTTTGCCAGAtaacagttttgccagattattgcacaaagtgtccgtcagataattatataattattgcacagagtgatcagcatatgATATATAAGGTTTAGtgtaattatattgaataatttaagtgatatatgtgtacacatactaatcataggtcaaaacagcgctaaatttggctgaattatataaaaggcagaagtggtaaaacgaagagccatttgggagccgaaagagccggctcttcttggtgagctgagccaaatgatctggctcactaaaaagagcctgaattcccatcactagtggcGACAGGCGGAAGAAacctcttctt
This DNA window, taken from Sebastes umbrosus isolate fSebUmb1 chromosome 9, fSebUmb1.pri, whole genome shotgun sequence, encodes the following:
- the mif gene encoding macrophage migration inhibitory factor, producing the protein MPMFVVNTNVAKSDVPAALLSEATEELAKAMGKPAQYIAVHINPDQMMMFGGKGDPCALCSIHSIGKIGGAQNKQYAKLLCGLLNKHLGVSPDRIYINFIDMDAANVAWNNTTFG